One Anthonomus grandis grandis chromosome 15, icAntGran1.3, whole genome shotgun sequence DNA segment encodes these proteins:
- the LOC126745312 gene encoding uncharacterized protein LOC126745312 encodes MLKAQLLDIVRVYKAQYIKYVVDEMARNSGVTILRLPPYHCELNPIELIWAQIKGEVASKNRTFKLNDIKVLLNEAIGNVTPTNWQKCIEHVVKEEQKMWDLDNHIEVVVEPLIITPGSGNSDRDDSS; translated from the coding sequence ATGCTTAAGGCACAATTGCTTGATATTGTTCGTGTCTACAAagcacaatatattaaatatgtggTTGATGAAATGGCGCGAAACAGTGGGGTTACAATATTGCGGTTACCGCCGTATCATTGTGAACTTAACCCGATAGAACTTATATGGGCACAAATAAAAGGCGAAGTGGCCAGCAAGAATAGaacgtttaaattaaatgacattAAAGTGTTATTAAATGAAGCTATCGGTAATGTAACCCCCACCAACTGGCAAAAGTGCATCGAACATGTGGTGAAAGAGGAGCAAAAAATGTGGGATTTGGATAATCACATTGAAGTTGTTGTGGAACCACTTATTATCACTCCTGGCTCTGGAAATAGTGATAGGGATGATTCTTCTTAG
- the LOC126745083 gene encoding protein phosphatase 1 regulatory subunit 7-like: MPHSDKEQEELEGEEQESPNVDASNHNHGGDGERTINDIIIIDPEALELDLNHGRIGKLQNLEPLVQVERLYLRWNLITKIENLSTLTTLKELELYDNQITKIEGLESLVNLEILDLSFNRIKEIEGLESLTNLEKLFLSSNKISKIQNLGNLKKLTLLELGDNKIREIENLDDLVTLQSLFLGKNKITEIKNLHSLVNLTCLSLQSNRLTKIENLDKLVELSELYLSENAITKIENLSELKKLETLDLAQNQIGAIENTEALENLQEFWLNDNKVSDWNSVNNLSVHKQLVTVYLERNPVAEDPMYRRKLKMIAPSLKQIDATLCRQE, from the exons ATGCCCCACTCAGATAAAGAGCAAGAAGAACTGGAAGGTGAAGAACAAG AATCTCCAAATGTGGATGCTTCAAATCATAACCATGGTGGTGATGGCGAGCGAACCATAAATgacataataataattgatcCAGAAGCCCTGGAGTTGGATTTAAACCATGGTAGAATAGGCAAATTGCAAAACTTAGAACCACTGGTGCAAGTGGAACGGCTTTATTTAAGGTGGAATCTAATCACAAAAATTGAGAATTTAAGCACTTTGACCACCCTGAAGGAACTTGAGTTGTATGATAATCAGATTACCAAGATTGAGGGTTTGGAGAGCTTGGTGAATTTAGA gATTTTGGATCTTTCTTTCAATAGAATCAAAGAAATTGAGGGCTTAGAATCCCTAACAAACTTAGAGAAACTATTTCtctcttcaaataaaattagtaaaatccAGAATTTGGGTAATTTGAAAAAGTTGACCTTATTGGAGTTGGGAGACAACAAAATCAGa gaaattgaaaatttagatgATTTGGTGACACTCCAGTCAttgtttttgggaaaaaacaaaatcactgaaataaaaaacttgcacTCGTTGGTAAATTTAACCTGCTTGAGTCTCCAAAGCAATCGTTtgacaaaaattgaaaatttggacAAACTCGTAGAGTTGTCTGAATTGTATCTTTCAGAAAATGCtataacaaaaattgaaaatttgtctGAGCTTAAAAAGCTTGAAACCTTGGATTTGGCTCAGAATCAAATTGGTGCCATAGAAAACACCGAGGCTTTAGAGAATTTACAGGAATTTtgg ttgaacgACAACAAAGTAAGTGATTGGAATTCCGTCAATAACCTCTCAGTCCACAAACAGCTAGTAACAGTTTACTTAGAGAGAAACCCCGTCGCTGAAGATCCAATGTATAGAAGGAAACTTAAAATGATTGCCCCCTCTTTAAAACAAATTGATGCCACTCTATGTCGTCAAGAATAG